In Salmo salar chromosome ssa03, Ssal_v3.1, whole genome shotgun sequence, a single genomic region encodes these proteins:
- the pfn2a gene encoding profilin-2 isoform X1: MSWQSYVDNLMADGSCQDSAIVGYTDAKYVWAAHAGGTFNNITPQEIDVLIGKDRTSFFTNGMTLGSKKCSVIRDSLHIEGDWTMDIRTKSQGGEPTYNVTVGKAGKALVLVMGKEGVHGGQLNKKAFTMAEYLRKSGS, translated from the exons ATGTCTTGGCAAAGCTACGTGGATAACCTGATGGCGGATGGCAGCTGTCAGGATTCCGCCATTGTTGGGTATACGGACGCCAAATACGTTTGGGCAGCACATGCCGGTGGTACTTTTAACAACATAACG CCTCAAGAAATTGATGTCCTCATTGGAAAGGACAGGACTAGCTTCTTCACCAACGGCATGACCTTGGGTTCGAAGAAGTGCTCGGTCATCAGAGACAGCCTCCATATTGAAGGGGACTGGACAATGGACATCAGGACAAAGAGTCAAGGAGGAGAGCCAACATACAATGTTACTGTAGGCAAAGCCGGAAAAg CATTGGTTTTAGTCATGGGAAAAGAAGGGGTCCATGGCGGACAGCTCAACAAGAAAGCATTTACTATGGCTGAGTACCTGAGGAAGTCTGGATCTTAA
- the pfn2a gene encoding profilin-2 isoform X2, translating into MSWQSYVDNLMADGSCQDSAIVGYTDAKYVWAAHAGGTFNNITPQEIDVLIGKDRTSFFTNGMTLGSKKCSVIRDSLHIEGDWTMDIRTKSQGGEPTYNVTVGKAGKVLVLVMGKEGVHGGGLNKKAYSMAKYLRDSGF; encoded by the exons ATGTCTTGGCAAAGCTACGTGGATAACCTGATGGCGGATGGCAGCTGTCAGGATTCCGCCATTGTTGGGTATACGGACGCCAAATACGTTTGGGCAGCACATGCCGGTGGTACTTTTAACAACATAACG CCTCAAGAAATTGATGTCCTCATTGGAAAGGACAGGACTAGCTTCTTCACCAACGGCATGACCTTGGGTTCGAAGAAGTGCTCGGTCATCAGAGACAGCCTCCATATTGAAGGGGACTGGACAATGGACATCAGGACAAAGAGTCAAGGAGGAGAGCCAACATACAATGTTACTGTAGGCAAAGCCGGAAAAg TCTTGGTTCTTGTAATGGGCAAAGAAGGGGTCCATGGAGGTGGATTGAATAAGAAGGCATACTCAATGGCAAAATACTTGAGGGATTCAGGGTTCTAG